A stretch of DNA from Microvirgula aerodenitrificans DSM 15089:
TCGGCGATGGCCGGATGCGCCGTTTTCAGCCGGCCGGTCGCCGCGTTGAACTGGGCGGACTCGTTGGTGACCAGCGATTTGTGGATAGACGGATCCAGCACGTTGATGACGATGACGGTGCCGGCACCCTGGGCATAGATGGCGTCCAGGGCGTCGGGCACGCTGAATCCGCTCAACAGCGGACCGAATGCCGCAGCATCCCCGTCATTCAGGCACAGGGTCGGTTCGTTGACGGGGCCGGTTGGTGCGCAGCCGATCAGGCCGATGACCGCACTTTTGACCACCTGGACGGCGCGCGGGCTTTTGTCGATGCGAATGGTTTCCACACCGTGCAGATAATTAGCCGGCATCGGGAATGCTCTCCGTGACAGGTTGCAGATGGCCGAGTTTCACCAGACGACGAACAGCATCGCTGTCTGCGGGCAGGTCGTATTCCCCGCCGTTGACCAGGACGACTTCGCCCCGTTCGGGTACGTCCAGCCCCGAAACCGGGCCGGTATAGCGGTATTTCATGGAGACTCCTTGAAATTGGGTGGCTGCACCTGGCCTTCCCATTCGAGCCGGACCAGACGCGGCCCGGCTTCGGGGTCTTCCAGATGCAGAACGGGTACAGGGCAGGACAGCGTCAGGAACGAGACCCAGACGCCATCGAGCGGCTCGGGCACGCTTTCCTCTTCGAGCTGCAGCCGTCCGGCTGCGCCGGCCGGCAGGAATCCGGTCAGCAGGTAGCGCGCCGAGTCGATCAACCCGTGCAGGCCGCCATCCTGACGACGGTGGCGGTGACGCAGCAGCAGTTGCCAGATCTGGCGCCGGGACTCGATGCTGCCGGTTGTGCTCGGCTGCGGCCGTCCGTTCAGGCCCGCGTAGTAGACGCAGATCTGGCCGGTTGCGAACGGCCTTGCGATTCCCTCGACGGTGTCCGGGAGCGGGATGACTTCAACCGCGTCCGGCAAGGAGTCGCGCAACCGCCGGATCAGGCTGTCCTCGATCTTGTTGAGCATGAGCAGAGTCCAAAATGTCGGAGAGCCGGACCTCGATCAGCTTGCCGTCGCCGACATGACGCACGCTGCGCACGTGGAAACGGCCGGTTTCCCGGCCGTCTTCGGCGATGGTCAGGACCTCGGCCCGGCCCGAATCGACCGCAGTCTTGAGCCCCGTAAAGGCGCGGGCCTCGGCGGTCAGTACGAAGTCGGTGATGTCGAAGCGGGTGTTGAGACCATCGCCCGGGGCGTCGATGCCGATACCCCGGGTCGGTGATTCGAACAGGACCGGCTGGCTGTCAACCGGCT
This window harbors:
- a CDS encoding Gp37 family protein codes for the protein MLNKIEDSLIRRLRDSLPDAVEVIPLPDTVEGIARPFATGQICVYYAGLNGRPQPSTTGSIESRRQIWQLLLRHRHRRQDGGLHGLIDSARYLLTGFLPAGAAGRLQLEEESVPEPLDGVWVSFLTLSCPVPVLHLEDPEAGPRLVRLEWEGQVQPPNFKESP